The uncultured Eubacteriales bacterium region GAGCCGCCGGGGAGAGTGAGGTTCAGGTCGTCCAGGTGGAAGAGGGTATAGCGTTTGGTAAGATGGCTGATCTCGATGGCGTTTGGCATATTATTCGTCTCCATACAGAATATTAAGGGTGGCGGTCAGATCCTCTAGGGTGACAGCCCCGGCTTTGGCGGCGTCCACCGCGCGGGAGAGGTGCTCCTCCACCCGGCGCAGGGTCTCCTCCCGGGCCAGCTCCGGGTTCTGGGGGGCCACGAAACAGCCCTTTCCTGGGACGGTGAGGAGAAAGCCGTCCCGTTCCAGCTCCTCGTAGGCCCGCTTGGTGGT contains the following coding sequences:
- a CDS encoding Transcriptional regulator, GntR family, giving the protein MDIIISNSGGVPIYDQITRQVKALILRGELQEGEPLPSMRVLARDLRISVITTKRAYEELERDGFLLTVPGKGCFVAPQNPELAREETLRRVEEHLSRAVDAAKAGAVTLEDLTATLNILYGDE